A window of Acidimicrobiales bacterium contains these coding sequences:
- a CDS encoding Ig-like domain-containing protein: MSRRPAPRSIAAVAAIAAIAVALIVVGLHGPSLPGALADDAPAPGAPAAGDPWIISLGDSYISGEAGRWAGNTSSLPESANDALGPTAYFDNPTDTGELIPFCHRSKSAEVHINPTNTVNLACSGAETVTYTDSDGHFKPGIDFYDDGAGKQGQARLLQEVASGKDVGLVVLSIGGNDFDVSGIATACVEDFLESIFSNSYCHTDPAQQAKVAPAAAARVEDAIVGAIANIRTAMANAGHGASDYTLVVQDYPQPLPNGSNFRYPETDARQTTGGCGFWNVDANWMVNDVLGVVNATVRAAVARAEADGAIVSLEVSPLLEQRRLCENGVNQLEAGGVTSWTATGAENLTEWVNEIYIDTVDTSHFQQESLHPDYWAQLALRNCLRQVWNDGSPRGGTCVRGVGLNARDEPNVSLEQSARPTTPTTGAERYEVVGATTVEAPGVLGNDRGEGLLVPGAAAMADGATMSAEGADLRIALPPDGVTARLVAGPAHGTLELRSDGSFTYVANPGYAGPDSFTYVAADYYGTSAPTTVELVVTVDPIRTQPRFTG; encoded by the coding sequence ATGTCCCGTCGCCCCGCCCCCCGCTCCATCGCCGCGGTCGCCGCGATCGCCGCGATCGCCGTCGCGCTGATCGTCGTCGGCCTCCACGGGCCGAGCCTCCCGGGCGCGCTGGCCGACGACGCCCCCGCGCCGGGCGCACCGGCCGCCGGGGATCCGTGGATCATCTCCCTCGGCGACTCCTACATCTCCGGCGAGGCCGGGCGGTGGGCCGGCAACACCTCGAGCCTCCCCGAGAGCGCCAACGACGCCCTGGGACCGACGGCCTACTTCGACAACCCGACCGACACGGGCGAGCTGATCCCCTTCTGCCACCGGTCGAAGTCGGCCGAGGTGCACATCAACCCCACCAACACCGTCAACCTCGCCTGCAGCGGGGCCGAGACCGTCACCTACACCGACAGCGACGGCCACTTCAAGCCCGGGATCGACTTCTACGACGACGGCGCCGGCAAGCAGGGCCAGGCGCGCCTGCTGCAGGAGGTGGCCTCCGGGAAGGACGTCGGGCTGGTCGTGCTCTCCATCGGCGGGAACGACTTCGACGTCTCGGGCATCGCCACGGCCTGCGTCGAGGACTTCCTGGAGTCGATCTTCTCGAACTCGTACTGCCACACCGACCCTGCGCAGCAGGCCAAGGTCGCCCCGGCGGCGGCGGCCCGGGTCGAGGATGCGATCGTCGGGGCGATCGCCAACATCCGCACGGCCATGGCCAACGCCGGCCACGGCGCGTCGGACTACACGCTGGTCGTGCAGGACTACCCGCAGCCGCTGCCCAACGGCAGCAACTTCCGCTACCCGGAGACCGACGCCCGTCAGACCACCGGGGGCTGCGGCTTCTGGAACGTCGACGCCAACTGGATGGTCAACGACGTCCTCGGCGTGGTCAACGCGACGGTCCGGGCCGCGGTCGCCCGGGCCGAGGCCGACGGCGCCATCGTCTCGTTGGAGGTGAGCCCGCTGCTCGAGCAGCGCCGGCTCTGCGAGAACGGCGTGAACCAGCTCGAGGCGGGCGGCGTGACGAGCTGGACCGCCACCGGCGCCGAGAACCTCACCGAGTGGGTCAACGAGATCTACATCGACACCGTCGACACCTCGCACTTCCAGCAGGAGTCGCTCCACCCCGACTACTGGGCGCAGCTCGCGTTGCGCAACTGCCTCCGCCAGGTCTGGAACGACGGCTCGCCGAGGGGCGGGACCTGTGTCCGTGGCGTGGGGTTGAACGCCCGCGACGAACCGAACGTCTCGCTCGAGCAATCGGCCCGCCCGACGACCCCGACGACCGGCGCCGAGCGCTACGAGGTGGTCGGCGCCACGACCGTCGAGGCCCCCGGGGTCCTCGGCAACGACCGGGGCGAGGGCCTCCTCGTCCCGGGAGCGGCGGCCATGGCCGACGGGGCCACGATGTCGGCCGAGGGTGCCGACCTGCGCATCGCGTTGCCCCCCGACGGCGTCACCGCCCGCCTCGTGGCCGGTCCCGCCCACGGCACGCTGGAGCTGCGATCCGACGGCAGCTTCACCTACGTGGCGAACCCCGGCTACGCCGGACCGGACAGCTTCACCTACGTCGCCGCCGACTACTACGGGACGAGCGCCCCCACCACCGTCGAGCTCGTCGTCACGGTCGACCCGATCCGGACCCAACCCCGCTTCACCGGATGA
- a CDS encoding YdeI/OmpD-associated family protein, with product MGKLDDALRVHPETRAEWREWLAANHDSCVGAWFVSWKKHTGRPAVAYDEAVSEALAFGWVDSVPRTLDDDRSMLWYASRKPGSAWSRPNKERVARLEAEGRMAPAGAAVVAAARADGSWSKLDDVEDLVVPSDLAAAFVEHPGSADEWEAFPRSAKRGILEWIVQAKKPETRAKRVAETAELAARRERANQWPRKA from the coding sequence GTGGGCAAGCTCGACGACGCGTTGCGGGTCCATCCGGAGACACGCGCCGAGTGGCGCGAATGGCTCGCCGCCAACCACGACTCGTGCGTCGGCGCGTGGTTCGTGTCGTGGAAGAAGCACACGGGTCGACCGGCGGTGGCCTATGACGAGGCTGTCAGCGAGGCGCTGGCCTTCGGGTGGGTCGACAGCGTGCCCCGCACGCTCGACGACGACCGGTCGATGCTCTGGTACGCGTCCCGCAAGCCGGGATCGGCATGGTCGCGGCCGAACAAGGAGCGGGTGGCGCGACTGGAGGCCGAGGGCCGGATGGCCCCCGCCGGCGCAGCGGTGGTGGCGGCGGCCCGGGCTGACGGGTCGTGGTCGAAGCTCGACGACGTCGAGGACCTGGTCGTGCCGTCGGATCTCGCCGCCGCTTTCGTCGAGCATCCGGGCTCGGCCGACGAGTGGGAGGCCTTCCCGCGATCGGCCAAGCGGGGCATCCTCGAGTGGATCGTGCAGGCCAAGAAGCCCGAGACCCGGGCGAAGCGCGTGGCCGAGACCGCCGAGTTGGCCGCCCGCCGGGAGCGCGCCAACCAGTGGCCCCGAAAGGCCTGA
- a CDS encoding 1-acyl-sn-glycerol-3-phosphate acyltransferase, whose protein sequence is MSDDHRSASGLGDWAGRRMPVTARQATELVKRLPVNRSTASSAARVGGRNLRRVLPAALRAPTAPAGVELPPPENRVGADYDTEWARSYPARAARVLLVEGVIRPAIDLFATPTVKGLDRLADLGEQPVVFAANHHSHFDTPLMLSVIPEPWRHHLFIGAAADYFFANQVTSTLSALAIGAIPIERTKVTRNSADQAAALIDDGWSMLIFPEGGRSPDGWGQAFRGGAAYLSIRCEVPVVPVHVEGTGRILRKGKRVPRPSPTTVTFGDPLVPGDGEDSRRMATRIEQAVAQLADEAGSDWWQARRRAASGATPSLQGPTTGAWRRTWALGDRRPGRRRAGRTWPEV, encoded by the coding sequence ATGAGCGACGACCACCGATCGGCGAGCGGCCTCGGCGACTGGGCGGGACGGCGCATGCCCGTCACCGCCCGGCAGGCCACGGAGCTGGTGAAGCGGCTCCCGGTCAACCGCTCGACGGCGTCGAGCGCAGCCCGCGTCGGCGGCCGGAACCTGCGGCGAGTGCTGCCGGCCGCGCTGCGGGCCCCCACCGCTCCCGCCGGCGTCGAGCTGCCCCCGCCCGAGAACCGGGTCGGGGCCGACTACGACACCGAGTGGGCCCGCTCCTACCCCGCCCGGGCCGCCCGGGTGCTGCTGGTGGAGGGCGTCATCCGCCCGGCCATCGACCTCTTCGCCACCCCGACCGTGAAGGGGCTCGACCGCCTGGCCGACCTGGGTGAGCAACCGGTCGTGTTCGCCGCCAACCACCACAGCCACTTCGACACCCCGCTGATGCTGTCGGTCATCCCCGAGCCGTGGCGCCACCACCTCTTCATCGGCGCCGCCGCCGACTACTTCTTCGCCAACCAGGTGACGTCCACGCTCTCGGCGCTGGCCATCGGAGCCATCCCGATCGAGCGGACGAAGGTCACCCGCAACTCCGCCGACCAGGCCGCCGCCCTGATCGACGACGGCTGGAGCATGCTCATCTTCCCGGAGGGCGGACGGTCCCCCGACGGCTGGGGGCAGGCCTTCCGCGGCGGCGCCGCCTACCTGTCGATCCGCTGCGAGGTCCCGGTCGTGCCGGTCCACGTGGAGGGCACCGGCCGCATCCTGCGCAAGGGCAAGCGCGTGCCCCGCCCCTCGCCGACCACCGTCACCTTCGGCGACCCGCTGGTGCCCGGGGACGGCGAGGATTCGCGCCGCATGGCCACCCGGATCGAACAGGCCGTCGCGCAGCTGGCCGACGAGGCGGGAAGCGACTGGTGGCAGGCCCGCCGGCGGGCGGCGAGCGGCGCCACCCCCTCGCTCCAGGGGCCGACCACGGGCGCCTGGCGGCGCACGTGGGCTCTCGGCGACCGGCGCCCCGGCCGCCGACGCGCCGGGCGCACCTGGCCCGAGGTCTGA
- a CDS encoding nickel-dependent lactate racemase has product MPRPGFVLDVDRSTPPILFHHGEGFRLEKLPAGRSRVIYPAEPLEPIEHPDAAIRHALESPLGDSEPLSALLRPGMTLTIAFDDISLPLPPMKRPDIRQRVIEAVLDQAAANGVDDVVLVAALALHRRMTEAELRHAVGDRVYDAFAPHGLLVNHDAEDPDNLEYLGTTDQGEEVEINKRAATSDLIVYVNINLVSMDGGWKSTATGLASYRSLRHHHNVATMQHSRSFMDQHRSELHSSNWRMGKVLRDSGVKVFQIETTMNNNVFGTDGPLAVLQKREWEWNAKDRISFAAMKAGLDRLPQRTRRSAFQSWQAPHAMTSVQAGEVEAVHKVTTENVYAQHLVGVEGQTDILTMGLPYISPYNVNSILNPILVACLGLGYFFNLYRGRPPVREGGVVIMSHPTPWEFHPVHHPSYIDFFEQVLSETTDPLRIEAEFEKGFAEDEWYRHLYRTSYAYHGVHPFYMWYWCAHALQHVGQVIVVGGDVRAVRRLGFKAASTLQDALEMASDTVGPDATITHLHNPPILMADVS; this is encoded by the coding sequence GTGCCTAGACCCGGCTTCGTGCTCGACGTCGATCGGTCGACGCCACCGATCCTGTTCCACCACGGGGAGGGCTTCCGCCTCGAGAAGCTGCCCGCCGGGCGGAGCCGGGTGATCTACCCGGCCGAACCCCTCGAGCCCATCGAGCACCCCGACGCCGCCATCCGTCACGCCCTCGAGAGCCCGCTCGGCGACAGCGAACCGCTCTCGGCGCTGCTCCGTCCCGGCATGACGCTCACGATCGCCTTCGACGACATCTCGCTGCCGCTCCCTCCCATGAAGCGGCCCGACATCCGCCAGCGGGTCATCGAGGCCGTCCTCGACCAGGCGGCCGCCAACGGCGTCGACGACGTGGTGCTCGTCGCCGCCCTGGCCCTGCACCGCCGGATGACCGAGGCCGAGCTGCGCCACGCGGTGGGCGACCGGGTCTACGACGCCTTCGCCCCGCACGGCCTGCTCGTCAACCACGACGCCGAGGACCCCGACAACCTCGAGTACCTGGGCACCACCGACCAGGGCGAGGAGGTCGAGATCAACAAGCGGGCCGCCACGAGCGACCTCATCGTCTACGTGAACATCAACCTCGTCTCGATGGACGGCGGCTGGAAGTCGACGGCCACCGGGCTGGCCAGCTACCGCAGCCTGCGCCACCACCACAACGTCGCGACCATGCAGCACTCCCGGTCGTTCATGGACCAGCACCGCTCCGAGCTGCACTCGTCGAACTGGCGGATGGGCAAGGTGCTCAGGGACTCGGGCGTCAAGGTGTTCCAGATCGAGACGACCATGAACAACAACGTCTTCGGCACCGACGGCCCGCTGGCCGTGCTCCAGAAGCGCGAGTGGGAGTGGAACGCCAAGGACCGCATCTCCTTCGCCGCCATGAAGGCCGGGCTCGACCGCCTCCCCCAACGCACCCGGCGGTCGGCCTTCCAGTCGTGGCAGGCACCGCACGCCATGACCTCGGTGCAGGCCGGTGAGGTGGAGGCCGTGCACAAGGTCACGACCGAGAACGTCTACGCCCAGCACCTCGTCGGCGTCGAGGGCCAGACCGACATCCTCACGATGGGCCTGCCCTACATCAGCCCCTACAACGTCAACTCGATCCTCAACCCGATCCTGGTCGCCTGCCTCGGGCTGGGCTACTTCTTCAACCTCTACCGCGGCCGGCCGCCGGTGCGCGAGGGCGGCGTGGTGATCATGAGCCACCCCACACCGTGGGAGTTCCACCCCGTCCACCACCCCAGCTACATCGACTTCTTCGAGCAGGTGCTCTCGGAGACCACCGACCCGCTCCGGATCGAGGCCGAGTTCGAGAAGGGCTTCGCGGAGGACGAGTGGTACCGCCACCTCTACCGGACCAGCTACGCCTACCACGGCGTCCACCCCTTCTACATGTGGTACTGGTGCGCCCACGCGCTCCAGCACGTCGGCCAGGTCATCGTGGTCGGCGGCGACGTGCGGGCCGTGCGCCGTCTCGGCTTCAAGGCGGCCTCGACCCTGCAGGACGCCCTCGAGATGGCGTCCGACACGGTGGGCCCCGACGCCACGATCACCCACCTCCACAACCCGCCGATCCTCATGGCCGACGTGAGCTGA
- a CDS encoding zinc-binding dehydrogenase, which translates to MKALRFERNLPRFAAATVAGRIAGGAGAKVGPLRLRSIDPPDLPGAGWTEIKPRLAGICGSDLSTIDGLSSRYFEPIVSFPFVPGHEVVADLDAPCDGVPAGRVVLEPVLGCVTRGIDPVCDACARGDLGNCERIAFGAIEPGLQSGFCCDTGGGWSTRMVAHASQLHPVPAGWSDEAAVMVEPTACAVHGALAARVETGDLVVVLGAGALGLLTIAAVRRYAPACTVVAVAKHPVQRDLARELGADTVVAPGEVARAVRRATGTMALGDGDIVRLTGGADVVIDCVGNDASLAQSLAVVRPRGRITMVGMPGRTQIDLTGLWQREITLAGAYAYGTETLPDGGRRRTFDLAFELVGAADLGRLVSATYPLTRFEDAIAHAADAGARGAVRIAFDLRNEKDRHRA; encoded by the coding sequence GTGAAGGCGCTGCGCTTCGAGCGCAACCTCCCCCGGTTCGCCGCCGCCACCGTGGCGGGGCGCATCGCCGGCGGCGCCGGCGCGAAGGTCGGCCCGCTGCGACTGCGCTCGATCGACCCGCCCGACCTCCCCGGCGCCGGGTGGACCGAGATCAAGCCCCGCCTGGCCGGCATCTGCGGCTCGGACCTGTCGACGATCGACGGGCTCAGCTCCCGGTATTTCGAGCCGATCGTGTCGTTCCCGTTCGTCCCCGGCCACGAGGTCGTGGCCGACCTCGACGCACCCTGCGACGGCGTCCCCGCCGGGCGGGTCGTCCTCGAGCCGGTCCTCGGCTGCGTGACCCGCGGGATCGACCCGGTCTGCGACGCGTGCGCCCGCGGCGACCTCGGCAACTGCGAACGCATCGCCTTCGGGGCGATCGAGCCCGGACTCCAGTCGGGGTTCTGCTGCGACACCGGCGGTGGGTGGTCGACCCGGATGGTGGCCCACGCCAGCCAGCTCCACCCCGTTCCCGCCGGCTGGTCCGACGAGGCGGCCGTCATGGTCGAGCCGACGGCCTGCGCCGTCCACGGCGCGCTCGCCGCGCGGGTCGAGACCGGCGACCTCGTCGTCGTCCTCGGCGCAGGCGCCCTGGGGCTGCTCACGATCGCCGCCGTCCGCCGATACGCGCCGGCGTGCACCGTCGTGGCCGTCGCCAAGCACCCCGTCCAACGTGACCTGGCCCGCGAGCTCGGCGCCGACACCGTCGTGGCCCCCGGCGAGGTCGCCCGGGCGGTGCGGCGCGCCACCGGGACCATGGCGCTCGGCGACGGTGACATCGTGCGGCTCACCGGCGGCGCCGACGTGGTGATCGACTGCGTCGGCAACGACGCCAGCCTCGCCCAGAGCCTGGCGGTGGTGCGCCCGCGGGGCCGCATCACCATGGTGGGGATGCCCGGGCGCACCCAGATCGACCTCACCGGGCTCTGGCAACGCGAGATCACCCTCGCCGGGGCCTACGCCTACGGCACCGAGACGCTCCCCGACGGCGGGCGCCGCCGGACCTTCGACCTCGCCTTCGAGCTCGTCGGCGCCGCCGACCTCGGCCGGCTGGTGAGCGCCACCTACCCCCTCACCCGCTTCGAGGACGCCATCGCCCACGCCGCCGACGCCGGCGCTCGCGGCGCCGTCCGCATCGCCTTCGACCTCCGCAACGAAAAGGATCGCCACCGTGCCTAG
- a CDS encoding HAD-IB family hydrolase produces MIRESLAGKRLFITGTTGFLGTNLLERLLRAVPDCELVLLVRPGKRSSVEQRVAREILKNDAFDRLRAELGKDGFAEMTARRITAVAGDVSRDGLGLDDEGRAVLASCDTVIHSAATVSFDSPLDGAVEVNLLGPTRIAATLHDLGVAPHLVAVSTCYVAGNRRGSAPEQLVDESPFFVDVDWRSEVEGARRARRDAEAHSRTPEMLADFARQARTSLGAAGTPALSERTEQNRARWVDDRMVEAGRARAASLGWPDAYAYTKALGERALVETRGDVPVSIVRPSIIETALAEPRPGWIRGFRMADPVIISYARGLLKEFPGVPEGIVDVIPVDLVSAAIIAVAAKGPEPDVEVVQVASGSQNPLRYRRLVDLVSEWFLEHPLYDAKGQPIVVPKWSFPGRGRVQGQLTRARTTLERAERVLGALPLRGKQAEWTASLEAKRDEAEQALGYVELYGAYAECEALYGLDHLLALWDAQSEEDQRDFCFDPRVIDWTDFTENVFLPSVVQQARVRTTPGGRTGPSRETRLRAQVLAPERQLAAFDLENTLIASNVVASYAFLATRRMPSRDRVRFAASLLAEGPSLLSLDRTDRSDFLRFFYRRYDGAPVQQIDEDSAEMFSRLIIAKSFPAAIRRVREHRAAGHRTLLITGALDFVVKPLGPLFDDIVAAEMGVTDGAYDGELTEVPPTGESRAQVLMDYAAAHDLDLDETVAYADSTSDLPMLEAVGFPVAVNPETRLAALARKRGWLVEHFAKAPGAPRRVIPIGPRRTRRGGLANPLVPGGTA; encoded by the coding sequence GTGATCCGCGAGTCGCTGGCCGGGAAGCGCCTGTTCATCACCGGCACGACCGGCTTCCTCGGCACCAACCTCCTCGAACGGCTCCTGCGCGCCGTGCCGGACTGCGAGCTCGTCCTCCTCGTCCGACCCGGCAAGCGGTCGAGCGTCGAGCAGCGCGTCGCCCGGGAGATCCTGAAGAACGACGCCTTCGACCGCCTGCGCGCCGAGCTCGGCAAGGACGGCTTCGCGGAGATGACCGCACGACGCATCACCGCCGTGGCCGGCGACGTGAGCCGCGACGGCCTCGGCCTCGACGACGAGGGCCGGGCCGTGCTGGCCTCCTGCGACACCGTCATCCACTCCGCCGCCACGGTGAGCTTCGACTCCCCCCTCGACGGCGCCGTGGAGGTCAACCTCCTCGGTCCCACCCGCATCGCCGCCACCCTGCACGACCTCGGGGTCGCCCCCCACCTCGTGGCCGTGTCCACCTGCTACGTGGCCGGCAACCGGCGGGGGTCCGCCCCCGAACAGCTCGTCGACGAGAGCCCGTTCTTCGTCGACGTCGACTGGCGCAGCGAGGTCGAGGGCGCCCGCCGGGCCCGCCGCGACGCCGAGGCCCACAGCCGGACGCCGGAGATGCTGGCCGACTTCGCCCGCCAGGCCCGCACCTCGCTCGGTGCCGCCGGCACCCCGGCGCTGTCCGAGCGGACCGAGCAGAACCGGGCCCGGTGGGTCGACGACCGGATGGTGGAGGCGGGCCGGGCCCGGGCCGCATCCCTCGGGTGGCCCGACGCCTACGCCTACACCAAGGCGCTCGGCGAACGGGCCCTGGTCGAGACCCGCGGCGACGTCCCCGTCAGCATCGTCCGCCCGTCGATCATCGAGACGGCGCTCGCCGAGCCCCGACCGGGCTGGATCCGGGGCTTCCGCATGGCCGACCCGGTGATCATCAGCTACGCCCGGGGCCTGCTGAAGGAGTTCCCGGGGGTGCCCGAGGGCATCGTCGACGTCATCCCGGTCGATCTCGTGTCGGCCGCCATCATCGCCGTGGCCGCCAAGGGACCCGAGCCCGACGTCGAGGTCGTGCAGGTCGCCTCCGGCTCGCAGAACCCCCTGCGGTACCGGCGCCTGGTCGACCTCGTCAGCGAATGGTTCCTCGAGCACCCGCTCTACGACGCCAAGGGCCAGCCCATCGTCGTACCCAAGTGGTCGTTTCCCGGGCGGGGGCGGGTGCAGGGCCAGCTCACCCGGGCCCGCACGACCCTCGAACGCGCCGAGCGCGTCCTCGGTGCGCTCCCCCTGCGCGGCAAGCAGGCGGAGTGGACGGCGTCGCTCGAAGCCAAGCGCGACGAGGCGGAGCAGGCGCTCGGCTACGTCGAGCTCTACGGCGCCTACGCCGAGTGCGAGGCGTTGTACGGCCTCGACCACCTGCTGGCGCTCTGGGACGCCCAGAGCGAGGAGGACCAGCGGGACTTCTGCTTCGACCCACGCGTCATCGACTGGACCGACTTCACCGAGAACGTCTTCCTGCCGTCGGTCGTCCAGCAGGCCCGCGTCCGCACCACCCCGGGCGGGCGCACCGGCCCGAGCCGCGAGACCCGCCTGCGCGCCCAGGTCCTCGCCCCCGAGCGCCAGCTCGCCGCCTTCGACCTCGAGAACACCCTCATCGCGTCCAACGTGGTGGCGAGCTACGCGTTCCTCGCCACCCGGCGGATGCCCAGCCGCGACCGCGTGCGGTTCGCGGCGTCGTTGCTGGCCGAGGGCCCGTCGCTGCTGAGCCTCGACCGCACGGACCGCAGCGACTTCCTGCGGTTCTTCTACCGCCGCTACGACGGCGCCCCCGTGCAGCAGATCGACGAGGACTCCGCCGAGATGTTCAGTCGGCTCATCATCGCGAAGTCGTTCCCGGCCGCCATCCGACGGGTCCGCGAGCACCGGGCCGCCGGGCATCGCACCCTCCTCATCACCGGCGCCCTCGACTTCGTGGTCAAGCCGCTCGGCCCGCTGTTCGACGACATCGTCGCCGCCGAGATGGGCGTGACGGACGGCGCCTACGACGGCGAGCTCACCGAGGTGCCCCCCACCGGGGAGAGCCGGGCGCAGGTCCTCATGGACTACGCCGCCGCCCACGACCTCGACCTCGACGAGACCGTCGCCTACGCCGACTCCACCAGCGACCTCCCGATGCTCGAAGCCGTCGGGTTCCCGGTGGCGGTGAACCCCGAGACACGCCTCGCCGCGCTGGCCCGCAAGCGGGGCTGGCTGGTCGAGCACTTCGCAAAGGCCCCCGGCGCCCCCCGCCGGGTCATCCCGATCGGGCCCCGCCGCACCCGCCGGGGCGGCCTGGCCAACCCCCTCGTCCCGGGAGGCACCGCGTGA
- a CDS encoding TetR/AcrR family transcriptional regulator, translating into MATATKATGRGPRAARTRETEDRILTAALQSFGGRGFEATSLDQVAAELGVTKQTILYHYPSKAALLDAVIDRATADLIVTFDATLAAAGPGWDRVEAVVRAVFRLALRRPELLGLLREVSRLGPPSATRVAENLDGLVRRARAFLEAEMDAGHVRRSDPGLLLVSAYSTVIGVATEVEVLRAVGIEPTLRTTVRRRQELLAFLRSALVP; encoded by the coding sequence GTGGCGACGGCGACGAAGGCGACGGGACGGGGCCCCCGGGCGGCACGCACCCGCGAGACCGAGGACCGGATCCTCACCGCGGCGCTCCAGTCCTTCGGGGGTCGCGGCTTCGAGGCCACCTCCCTCGACCAGGTCGCCGCCGAGCTCGGCGTCACCAAGCAGACGATCCTCTACCACTACCCGTCGAAGGCGGCGCTGCTCGACGCGGTCATCGACCGGGCCACCGCCGACCTGATCGTGACGTTCGACGCCACGCTGGCCGCCGCCGGACCCGGCTGGGATCGCGTCGAGGCGGTCGTGCGCGCGGTGTTCCGCCTCGCCCTGCGCCGGCCCGAGCTGCTCGGGCTGCTCCGCGAGGTGAGCCGGCTCGGTCCGCCGTCGGCGACCCGCGTCGCCGAGAACCTCGACGGGCTGGTGCGCCGGGCCCGGGCGTTCCTCGAGGCGGAGATGGACGCCGGCCACGTCCGCCGCAGCGACCCCGGGTTGTTGTTGGTCTCGGCCTACTCGACGGTCATCGGCGTGGCCACCGAGGTCGAGGTGTTGCGGGCGGTGGGCATCGAGCCCACGCTGCGCACCACCGTGCGGCGCCGCCAGGAGCTCCTCGCGTTCCTGCGCTCGGCGCTCGTCCCCTGA
- a CDS encoding SMP-30/gluconolactonase/LRE family protein — MTWAPGEPSVVLDGLAYPESPRWHDGRLWFSDVHDGRVWAMTEDGQAEPVVRMTEQPGGLGWLPDGRLLVVSMLDHALLRLDDDGLTEVCDLERFSLHPWNDMVVTGEGRAYIGNYGYDAERGDEPAGARMVCVEPDGEAWVVAEQLLFPNGAVVVPHELTPLLLVAETFGQRISAYHLEPDGSLSNPRVWADLRPNVPDGICLDAEGALWIADPVYNGVMRVHVDEGIVAWIPTGDRSVYSCALGGSDGRTLFLCTGRSTNPAKTTAMRAGCIEAVRVEVPMA; from the coding sequence ATGACCTGGGCACCCGGCGAGCCCTCGGTCGTGCTCGACGGCCTCGCCTACCCCGAGAGCCCCCGGTGGCACGACGGCCGCCTGTGGTTCTCCGACGTGCACGACGGCCGCGTCTGGGCGATGACCGAGGACGGCCAGGCCGAGCCGGTCGTCCGGATGACCGAGCAACCGGGTGGCCTCGGGTGGCTCCCCGACGGGCGTCTGCTCGTCGTCTCGATGCTCGACCACGCCCTGTTGCGCCTCGACGACGACGGGCTCACCGAGGTCTGCGACCTCGAGCGGTTCTCGCTGCACCCCTGGAACGACATGGTGGTGACCGGCGAGGGGCGGGCCTACATCGGCAACTACGGCTACGACGCCGAGCGGGGCGACGAGCCGGCCGGCGCCCGCATGGTGTGCGTGGAGCCCGACGGCGAGGCCTGGGTGGTGGCCGAGCAACTGCTGTTCCCCAACGGCGCCGTCGTCGTCCCCCACGAGCTCACCCCGCTGCTGTTGGTGGCCGAGACCTTCGGCCAGCGGATCTCCGCCTACCACCTCGAACCGGACGGCTCGCTCAGCAACCCCCGGGTGTGGGCCGACCTGCGACCCAACGTGCCCGACGGCATCTGCCTCGACGCCGAGGGGGCGCTCTGGATCGCCGACCCGGTCTACAACGGGGTGATGCGCGTGCACGTCGACGAGGGCATCGTCGCCTGGATCCCCACCGGCGACCGCTCCGTGTACTCGTGCGCGCTGGGGGGATCCGACGGACGGACGTTGTTCCTGTGCACCGGCCGATCGACCAACCCGGCCAAGACGACGGCCATGCGCGCCGGGTGCATCGAGGCGGTGCGGGTCGAGGTGCCGATGGCCTGA